A stretch of Garra rufa chromosome 11, GarRuf1.0, whole genome shotgun sequence DNA encodes these proteins:
- the LOC141345526 gene encoding pro-cathepsin H-like: MNRLILPVLFAILYQVHSLPLYTEEDEYLFKSWMSQYNKKYELNEYYQRLQTFLDNNKKIERHNAGNHKFSMGLNQFSDMTFAEFKKSYLLTEPQNCSATRGNHVSSNGPYPDTIDWRTKGHYVTDVKNQGACGSCWTFSTTGCLESVTAIATGKLLQLAEQQLVDCAGAFDNHGCNGGLPSHAFEYIMYNKGLMTEQDYPYTAVQGNCRFKPELAAAFVKDVVNITKYDELGMVDAVARLNPVSFAYEVTSDFMHYRDGVYTSTQCHNTTDKVNHAVLAVGYAEQNGTPYWIVKNSWGTSWGINGYFYIERGKNMCGLAACSSYPLPLV; encoded by the exons ATGAACAGGCTGATATTACCGGTTCTGTTTGCCATTCTCTATCAGGTGCATTCATTGCCATTGTACACTGAGGAAG ATGAGTACCTTTTCAAATCATGGATGTCTCAG TATAACAAGAAATATGAGCTAAATGAATATTACCAGCGGCTACAGACATTCCTGGACAACAACAAAAAGATTGAGCGCCATAATGCAGGAAACCACAAGTTTTCAA TGGGACTGAATCAGTTTTCAGACATGACCTTTGCTGAATTTAAGAAGTCCTACCTCCTGACAGAACCTCAG AACTGCTCGGCCACTAGAGGGAATCATGTGAGCAGTAATGGGCCTTATCCTGATACAATTGACTGGAGAACGAAAGGACACTATGTAACTGATGTCAAGAACCAG GGAGCTTGCGGTAGCTGCTGGACTTTTTCCACCACAGGCTGTCTAGAGTCTGTCACTGCTATTGCCACAGGAAAACTCCTACAACTA GCAGAGCAGCAGCTTGTAGATTGTGCAGGTGCTTTTGACAATCATGGCTGCAATGG TGGCCTCCCAAGTCATGCTTTTGAGTACATCATGTACAACAAAGGTCTTATGACAGAACAAGATTACCCCTATACGGCTGTA CAAGGTAATTGTAGATTCAAACCAGAGCTGGCTGCTGCCTTTGTAAAGGACGTTGTAAACATTACAAAG TATGATGAACTGGGCATGGTGGATGCTGTGGCCAGGTTGAACCCTGTCAGCTTTGCATATGAGGTGACATCTGATTTCATGCACTACAGAGATGGAGTATATACCAG CACCCAGTGTCACAACACTACTGACAAGGTGAACCATGCAGTGCTTGCTGTGGGCTATGCTGAGCAGAATGGAACTCCATACTGGATAGTGAAGAACTCCTGGGGAACCAGCTGGGGAATTAACGG GTATTTCTACATTGAGAGGGGGAAGAACATGTGTGGACTTGCTGCGTGTTCATCCTATCCTTTACCTTTAGTGTAA